In a genomic window of Alteromonas gilva:
- a CDS encoding DUF5597 domain-containing protein: protein MNFFKYMSGAIMCVLGLTACQSANVHHQNRQSQNASQASVPLPDIVTREGKHAFLVDGEPFLLLGAQTNNSANYPAMLDKVWPVVAAMQANTLGIPVAWEQIEPVEGQFDFSFLDVLIEQAAERDIKVVLLWFATWKNNAPHYAPAWVKLDNQRFPRVVTENKRVLNSLSPHGKNTLAADKKAFVRLMTYLRDHDPEHQVIMVQVQNEVGTYGSKRDFSPAAEALFNQTVPEALLKLYQQPAGTWQQVFGENADEYFHAWSIGRYVDDIAAAGKAVKDLPMNVNVALRNPFNPGDGYSMGGPTDNVIDIWKVAAPHIDMISPDIYFRDHKTVNRVLELYSRDDNPLFVAEIGNDQPYARYFFSTLGKQGIGFAPFGMDYTDYANFPLGAKVVNDETIAPFAELYSLMAPWASVWAKLSFENDTWGVAEPHDSTSDKAVWNARVSAKSDDDSQFQQTLDLGRWNAEVSYGRPMFWIDPPTGNHPASGGALIAKLGEDEYLITALRARVTLSPSSEIEQLPYMIERVEEGHFDADGNWVFERVWNGDQTDWGLNFTSQPHILKVKMATYKQ from the coding sequence ATGAATTTTTTTAAATATATGAGTGGTGCGATTATGTGTGTGCTGGGGCTGACGGCCTGCCAGTCGGCTAATGTGCATCACCAGAACCGTCAATCGCAAAATGCCTCGCAGGCGAGTGTGCCACTGCCTGACATTGTCACCCGAGAGGGTAAGCATGCCTTCCTTGTTGATGGTGAGCCTTTTTTATTATTGGGTGCACAAACCAATAACTCCGCAAACTACCCGGCCATGTTAGACAAAGTATGGCCTGTGGTAGCGGCTATGCAGGCTAATACACTGGGCATTCCGGTGGCCTGGGAGCAAATCGAGCCGGTCGAAGGCCAGTTTGATTTTAGTTTTTTGGATGTGCTTATTGAGCAAGCCGCCGAGCGCGATATTAAAGTGGTACTGCTGTGGTTTGCGACCTGGAAAAACAATGCACCCCATTATGCGCCGGCCTGGGTAAAGCTGGATAATCAGCGTTTCCCCCGAGTGGTTACCGAGAATAAACGGGTACTCAATTCTTTGTCGCCGCACGGTAAGAATACCCTGGCGGCCGACAAAAAGGCGTTTGTGCGGTTAATGACCTATTTGCGTGATCACGATCCTGAGCACCAGGTGATTATGGTGCAGGTACAAAATGAAGTGGGTACCTATGGGTCTAAACGGGACTTTTCGCCAGCAGCCGAAGCACTGTTTAATCAGACCGTTCCCGAGGCGCTGTTAAAGTTGTACCAACAACCCGCCGGCACCTGGCAACAGGTATTTGGTGAGAATGCCGACGAGTACTTTCATGCCTGGTCAATTGGTCGTTATGTTGATGACATCGCGGCGGCAGGTAAAGCCGTTAAAGATTTACCCATGAACGTTAACGTAGCGCTACGCAACCCGTTTAATCCGGGCGACGGGTATTCCATGGGCGGCCCGACTGACAATGTCATTGATATCTGGAAAGTGGCTGCACCCCATATTGATATGATTTCACCGGACATCTACTTTCGCGATCACAAAACGGTAAACCGGGTGTTGGAGCTTTACAGCCGCGATGATAACCCGTTGTTTGTGGCCGAGATTGGTAACGATCAGCCTTACGCGCGCTACTTTTTTTCTACCCTGGGCAAGCAGGGCATTGGTTTTGCGCCCTTTGGTATGGATTACACCGACTACGCTAACTTTCCCCTGGGCGCCAAAGTGGTGAACGACGAAACTATAGCGCCGTTTGCTGAGCTTTATTCGCTGATGGCGCCCTGGGCGTCGGTATGGGCGAAGCTAAGTTTTGAAAACGATACCTGGGGAGTGGCCGAACCGCACGATTCGACAAGCGATAAGGCGGTATGGAATGCCCGGGTATCGGCAAAATCTGACGATGATTCACAGTTTCAACAAACCCTCGACCTGGGTCGCTGGAACGCCGAGGTGTCTTACGGACGGCCGATGTTCTGGATTGACCCGCCAACGGGTAATCACCCCGCTTCGGGCGGCGCGCTTATCGCTAAGCTGGGTGAGGATGAATACCTGATCACGGCGTTGCGAGCGCGGGTAACGTTGAGCCCATCCAGCGAGATTGAACAACTGCCTTACATGATTGAGCGAGTCGAAGAAGGACATTTTGATGCCGATGGCAATTGGGTGTTCGAACGGGTATGGAATGGCGATCAAACCGACTGGGGTCTGAATTTCACGTCTCAGCCACATATTTTAAAAGTAAAAATGGCGACATATAAACAATGA
- a CDS encoding glycoside hydrolase family 31 protein, which translates to MRNSHLTGCCIALTLLSATLMTGCERSSVTEQVSMAGNFQEIAQGIVVNPAQGQAKAVRLQVMADDIIRVTSLAHSDFSSVADSLMVVAEPGAPFNTETNGKKVMLTTGALTAEVSLTDGQVVFKNARGEVLLDTVNSGEFGPVTQDPITPDDDSYAIRQQWNANSDEGFFGLGQHQNGQINFAGENAELSTHNLQISIPFVVSTRNYGVLWDNASITRFGDPELSAPLDEGFTLYNENGEEGGLTAYYYDGDTLLLKRTEADLDYQYLAHNTVREVPFPEELGEVNQPRVEWKGQISADDSGLHKFRMYSSGYASLSIDGEALLDRWRMNWNPWFHTTETTLTAGEKVDFAVNWDSQGGYFRLLHNGPQSKANQYSLSLASETAKAIDYYVVAGNNYDEVIAGYRTLTGKSVMLPKWAYGFWQSRERYTNQDELLDVLKTYRERQIPIDNIVLDWSYWPEDAWGSHEFDKTHFPDPQAMIDTVHELNANIMISVWPKFYSTTDNYKEFDEKGYMLNKNVEVEGNLDWIGKGYLNGFYDPYPEESQAIFWRQLEEKLNVLGIDAWWLDASEPDIHSNLSYMKRKEIMSPLSVGSGAEYFNSYALPNAEGVYKGERETDGHKRSFILTRSGFAGIQRTGAAIWSGDTVPRWSNLKEQIAAGVGTSLSGMPNWTMDIGGFTPENHYRYYQGKVVGHYSEMPPEHQQEWQELNLRWFQFGAFVPLFRSHGQNPYREIFNIADEGTSVYESLVYYTKLRYRLMPYIYTLAGDMYHKDGTMMRGLVMDFPHDETAINLNDAYMFGPSLLINPVYEHQARTREVYLPGQGSWFDFYSGKTYQGGQTISAPAPLGQMPLFVRAGAIIPTGEDIQYVYDKPDGDYTLNVFTGADGEFEIYHDDGKSYDYENGGYSYTPVAYDDSTGTLTIGERSGGFDGMVSSRTYHIRFIGEGESLADFSAAPDASIVYTGQPITVKNGQ; encoded by the coding sequence ATGCGAAACAGCCATCTTACAGGGTGTTGTATTGCGCTGACGTTATTGTCAGCAACATTAATGACCGGCTGCGAACGAAGCAGTGTGACTGAACAGGTATCGATGGCCGGCAATTTTCAGGAGATTGCACAAGGCATTGTGGTTAACCCGGCACAGGGCCAGGCTAAAGCGGTTCGTTTGCAGGTGATGGCCGATGATATCATCAGAGTGACATCGCTGGCCCATAGCGACTTTAGCAGTGTGGCTGACAGCCTGATGGTGGTGGCCGAGCCCGGGGCGCCATTCAACACTGAGACAAACGGCAAAAAGGTTATGCTGACCACTGGTGCGCTCACTGCCGAAGTCTCGCTGACAGACGGACAGGTCGTTTTTAAAAACGCCCGGGGTGAGGTTTTACTGGATACGGTTAACAGCGGCGAGTTTGGCCCGGTAACGCAGGATCCTATTACGCCCGATGATGACTCTTATGCAATACGTCAGCAGTGGAATGCAAATTCTGACGAAGGCTTTTTTGGTTTGGGGCAGCATCAGAATGGCCAAATCAACTTCGCCGGGGAAAACGCCGAATTAAGCACTCACAACTTACAAATATCCATTCCGTTTGTGGTTTCAACCCGCAACTATGGAGTGCTATGGGACAACGCCTCGATAACCCGGTTCGGCGATCCCGAATTATCTGCGCCGCTTGATGAAGGCTTTACCCTGTATAATGAAAACGGCGAGGAAGGTGGCCTGACTGCCTATTACTACGACGGTGATACGCTCTTGCTCAAGCGCACCGAAGCCGATTTGGATTACCAGTATTTAGCCCATAACACGGTACGCGAAGTGCCATTCCCTGAAGAGCTGGGAGAGGTAAACCAGCCACGGGTTGAATGGAAAGGACAAATCAGCGCCGATGACTCGGGGTTACACAAGTTTCGCATGTACAGCAGTGGCTATGCGTCACTCTCAATTGACGGCGAGGCGCTGCTGGATCGCTGGCGGATGAACTGGAACCCCTGGTTTCATACTACCGAGACAACCTTAACCGCCGGCGAAAAAGTCGACTTTGCGGTGAACTGGGACTCTCAGGGCGGCTATTTTCGGTTGCTGCATAACGGCCCGCAGTCGAAAGCCAATCAGTACAGTTTGTCGCTGGCCTCCGAAACGGCCAAAGCTATCGATTATTACGTGGTGGCTGGCAACAATTATGATGAGGTGATTGCCGGCTACCGGACCCTCACGGGTAAGTCGGTCATGTTGCCCAAATGGGCCTACGGTTTCTGGCAAAGTCGCGAGCGGTATACCAATCAGGATGAACTACTGGATGTGTTAAAAACCTATCGTGAACGGCAAATCCCTATCGACAATATTGTGCTGGACTGGTCGTACTGGCCGGAGGATGCCTGGGGAAGCCACGAATTTGATAAAACTCACTTTCCCGATCCGCAAGCTATGATTGATACCGTACACGAGCTTAATGCCAATATTATGATCTCGGTATGGCCTAAGTTTTACAGCACCACCGATAACTACAAAGAGTTTGATGAAAAGGGCTATATGCTCAATAAAAACGTAGAGGTGGAAGGCAACCTGGACTGGATTGGTAAAGGGTATCTGAACGGCTTTTACGACCCTTATCCAGAAGAGTCTCAAGCCATATTCTGGCGCCAACTGGAAGAAAAGCTCAACGTGCTGGGCATTGATGCCTGGTGGCTTGATGCCTCAGAGCCGGATATTCACTCCAACCTGTCTTACATGAAACGCAAGGAGATCATGAGCCCGCTTTCGGTAGGTTCAGGGGCGGAGTACTTTAACTCTTACGCCCTGCCCAATGCGGAAGGCGTGTACAAAGGCGAGCGCGAAACCGATGGGCATAAACGCAGCTTTATTTTAACCCGCAGTGGGTTTGCCGGCATTCAGCGCACCGGCGCTGCCATTTGGAGTGGCGATACTGTACCGCGCTGGTCCAATTTAAAAGAGCAAATTGCCGCTGGCGTAGGCACAAGTTTGTCGGGCATGCCCAACTGGACCATGGATATCGGCGGCTTTACGCCGGAAAACCATTATCGCTATTACCAAGGGAAAGTGGTTGGCCATTATTCCGAAATGCCACCAGAGCATCAGCAGGAATGGCAGGAGCTAAACCTGCGCTGGTTCCAGTTTGGCGCGTTTGTCCCGCTGTTCCGCTCGCACGGGCAAAACCCTTATCGCGAGATATTCAATATTGCCGATGAAGGTACGTCGGTGTATGAGTCGCTGGTGTACTACACCAAGCTGAGATACCGTTTGATGCCGTATATTTATACGCTGGCGGGCGATATGTATCATAAAGATGGCACCATGATGCGCGGATTAGTCATGGATTTTCCGCACGACGAGACCGCCATTAATCTTAATGATGCCTATATGTTTGGGCCGTCGTTATTGATTAACCCGGTGTATGAGCATCAGGCCCGCACCCGTGAGGTATATTTACCGGGCCAGGGTAGCTGGTTTGATTTTTATTCCGGTAAAACCTATCAGGGTGGGCAAACCATCAGCGCCCCGGCACCGCTTGGTCAAATGCCGCTGTTTGTGCGGGCCGGTGCGATTATTCCAACCGGCGAAGACATTCAGTACGTCTACGACAAGCCGGATGGTGACTACACACTCAATGTGTTTACCGGTGCTGACGGCGAGTTTGAAATTTACCATGACGACGGCAAGTCATATGATTATGAAAACGGCGGCTATTCGTACACGCCAGTGGCCTATGACGACAGCACAGGCACGCTGACCATTGGTGAACGCAGCGGTGGTTTTGATGGTATGGTGTCGTCAAGAACCTACCATATCCGCTTTATTGGTGAAGGTGAGTCGCTGGCTGATTTTAGCGCCGCGCCCGATGCCAGTATTGTGTATACCGGTCAGCCAATTACAGTAAAAAATGGACAATAG